The Seriola aureovittata isolate HTS-2021-v1 ecotype China chromosome 3, ASM2101889v1, whole genome shotgun sequence genome includes a region encoding these proteins:
- the lrrtm1 gene encoding leucine-rich repeat transmembrane neuronal protein 1, translating into MLMDFLLIGLYLKWPLKKPPGLILCSLGIFLRMVPLVEGVCPRLCRCDSKLLYCEGLNLTDIPRNLSSAMGLSMRENNLTELREGQLAGLSQLTWLYLDHNNIDIVEEGAFDRLRRVKELDLSSNRIESLPNGTFRPLPNLRILDLSYNRLQALEPDLFHGLRKLTNLHLRYNALKFVPVRIFQDCRSMQFLDLGYNQLQSLARNSFAGLFKLAELHLEHNELVKVNLAHFPRLISLRTLYMHNNRATIVVNTLDWTWHFLEKIDLSANEIEYIEPHVFESAPNLKVLMLDSNRLTSVDQRILDSWSSLDSITLAGNDWECSRNVCALASWLSAFRGQRDNSLLCSSPDTAQGEDVLDAVYAFQLCEDPPMEVTTAGLYASTRDLAQGGSVYLGPFTPNPYEGEGSEVVTSSFTVTVGHDDLESTMQIHKVVTGTMALIFSFLIIVLMLYVAWKCFPAGIRQLRQCFSSQRRKQKQKQSMQQMAAISTPEYYVDYKPNHIEGALVIINEYGSCTCQQQPSRECEV; encoded by the coding sequence ATGCTAATGGATTTCCTTCTAATTGGACTGTACTTAAAGTGGCCACTGAAGAAGCCCCCTGGGTTGATACTGTGTTCACTGGGCATTTTTCTAAGAATGGTTCCCTTGGTGGAGGGGGTTTGTCCAAGGCTGTGCCGCTGCGACAGCAAGCTGCTGTACTGCGAGGGGCTCAACCTCACAGACATTCCCCGCAATCTGAGCAGTGCCATGGGCCTGTCCATGAGAGAGAACAACTTGACTGAGCTGCGGGAAGGCCAACTGGCTGGTTTGTCACAGCTCACCTGGCTCTACTTAGATCACAACAACATTGACATTGTAGAGGAGGGTGCGTTTGACAGGCTAAGACGAGTCAAGGAGTTAGACCTGAGCAGCAACCGGATTGAGAGTTTGCCAAATGGTACCTTTAGGCCCCTCCCAAACCTGCGCATCCTGGACCTCTCATACAACAGGCTGCAGGCACTAGAGCCCGACCTGTTCCACGGCCTTAGAAAGCTCACCAATTTGCATTTGCGCTACAATGCTCTCAAATTTGTGCCAGTGCGGATTTTTCAAGACTGCCGGAGCATGCAGTTTCTGGACTTGGGATACAACCAACTGCAGAGCCTGGCTCGAAACTCCTTCGCTGGCCTCTTCAAGTTGGCTGAGTTGCATCTTGAGCACAATGAGCTGGTTAAAGTCAACCTAGCCCACTTCCCTCGCCTCATCTCTTTACGTACTCTGTACATGCACAACAATCGTGCCACAATTGTTGTCAATACCCTGGACTGGACATGGCATTTTTTAGAGAAGATTGACCTGTCAGCTAATGAAATCGAGTACATTGAGCCACATGTTTTTGAGAGTGCACCCAACCTCAAGGTGCTAATGCTAGACTCCAATCGTTTGACCTCTGTGGACCAGCGCATCCTGGATTCATGGTCATCTCTGGACAGCATTACCCTGGCAGGGAATGACTGGGAGTGCAGTCGCAACGTGTGTGCCTTGGCCTCTTGGCTGAGTGCCTTCCGAGGCCAGCGTGACAATTCCCTGCTGTGTTCAAGCCCTGACACCGCACAGGGCGAGGATGTGTTGGATGCTGTCTACGCTTTTCAGCTATGTGAGGATCCCCCGATGGAGGTAACTACAGCAGGCCTGTACGCCTCGACAAGGGATCTGGCCCAGGGTGGCTCTGTGTACCTGGGCCCATTTACTCCCAACCCTTATGAGGGTGAGGGTAGTGAGGTGGTCACCAGTTCTTTCACTGTCACAGTGGGCCATGATGACCTGGAGAGCACCATGCAGATTCACAAGGTGGTGACTGGCACCATGGCGCTCATCTTCTCCTTTCTCATCATAGTGCTCATGCTGTACGTGGCATGGAAGTGCTTTCCAGCCGGAATAAGACAACTGAGGCAATGCTTCAGCAGTCAGCGCCGTAAGCAGAAGCAAAAGCAAAGCATGCAGCAGATGGCTGCAATTTCTACTCCGGAGTACTATGTTGACTATAAGCCTAACCACATTGAGGGAGCTCTGGTAATCATCAATGAATATGGCTCTTGCACTTGCCAACAGCAACCTTCTCGGGAATGTGAGGTGTGA